One part of the Syntrophus gentianae genome encodes these proteins:
- the ddpX gene encoding D-alanyl-D-alanine dipeptidase: MRYFFMLLFAALFLVMALPCYSREVSQCGQVIVSVTESWNDSHATLFLFERREDRWQKMGKGIEAVVGRLGLAWDSASDGYLSGEPVKAEGDLKAPAGIFSIPLAMGMALRPPVGVSLPYQQIVKGTHCVDDPSSRYYNTILRESELPGGKGRDWKSSERMWEIADLYRLLMVVGYNTSSPKPGKGSCIFLHIGHPSGEPTSGCTALSEKDLTKIMKWMNPGKNPVLVQLPRDVYDRVWKIWHLPSPSLIEDRTAEKAIPLVNIQDIVPDVVVEMRYARSDNFTGRKIYDCGRCFLRAGTAAKVAIAQRDLKKKGLSLKMWDCYRPLSAQKLFWSLVPDPRFVADPKTGSRHNRGNAVDVTLMDSSGSELEMPTGFDDFSPRAGHGEKNLSPQAIENRRLLTEVMEKAGFRRFESEWWHYDDGNVTGEIIDVSFDDLCR; encoded by the coding sequence TGGCTCTTCCCTGTTATTCCCGCGAGGTTTCACAATGCGGACAAGTTATCGTCTCCGTGACCGAGTCCTGGAACGATTCCCATGCTACCCTGTTTCTTTTCGAGAGAAGGGAAGATCGATGGCAGAAGATGGGAAAAGGGATCGAAGCGGTGGTCGGCCGCCTCGGCCTTGCCTGGGACTCTGCCTCTGACGGATATCTCTCCGGTGAACCTGTAAAGGCGGAGGGGGACTTAAAGGCCCCCGCTGGAATCTTTTCGATCCCACTGGCAATGGGGATGGCGCTCCGGCCGCCGGTTGGCGTTTCGCTTCCTTACCAGCAGATCGTAAAAGGAACCCACTGTGTGGATGATCCATCATCACGTTACTATAACACGATCCTCCGGGAGAGTGAACTTCCCGGAGGCAAAGGAAGGGATTGGAAAAGTTCTGAGCGGATGTGGGAGATTGCGGATCTGTACCGTCTTCTTATGGTTGTGGGCTACAATACTTCGTCTCCCAAACCGGGAAAAGGAAGCTGCATCTTTCTTCATATCGGACACCCGTCCGGTGAACCGACCAGTGGCTGCACGGCCCTTTCTGAAAAAGATTTGACAAAGATTATGAAGTGGATGAACCCCGGCAAGAATCCCGTCCTGGTGCAGCTTCCCCGTGACGTCTATGACCGAGTCTGGAAGATCTGGCATCTTCCATCACCAAGTCTTATCGAGGATCGCACTGCTGAAAAAGCCATTCCCCTTGTGAACATACAGGACATTGTTCCGGATGTAGTCGTTGAGATGCGCTATGCCAGAAGCGATAATTTCACCGGAAGGAAAATCTATGACTGTGGGCGGTGTTTTCTCAGGGCTGGAACTGCGGCCAAGGTGGCCATCGCCCAGCGGGATCTGAAAAAAAAGGGATTATCCCTTAAGATGTGGGATTGCTACCGGCCACTCTCAGCCCAGAAGCTCTTCTGGTCCCTCGTGCCGGACCCCCGCTTCGTGGCGGACCCGAAGACCGGTTCACGGCATAACAGAGGAAACGCAGTGGACGTCACTCTGATGGACTCTTCGGGTTCGGAACTGGAGATGCCGACGGGCTTTGACGACTTTTCGCCGCGTGCAGGCCATGGAGAAAAAAACCTTTCCCCGCAGGCAATAGAAAATCGTCGGCTCCTTACCGAGGTCATGGAGAAGGCCGGATTCAGGAGATTTGAAAGCGAATGGTGGCATTACGATGACGGCAATGTCACAGGGGAAATCATTGACGTTTCCTTTGATGATCTTTGCCGTTGA